The following are encoded in a window of Vibrio azureus genomic DNA:
- a CDS encoding DUF350 domain-containing protein, whose product MLESHEFELLRCIGNVISFCAYLGLFTLLLAAFFYSYTKFTPLDEWSLIKQNNEAAAIAFSGATLGFVIALTTAFKVSISIVDFVLWGSLAILVQCLTFQAVHLTIPNLTADLKQGYKAKAIFLACTSLSTGLMNAAALFY is encoded by the coding sequence ATGCTTGAATCGCATGAGTTCGAGTTACTTAGATGCATAGGTAATGTCATTTCGTTTTGTGCTTACTTAGGTCTTTTCACACTTCTGTTAGCCGCATTCTTTTATTCATATACAAAGTTTACTCCTCTAGATGAATGGAGTTTAATTAAACAAAATAATGAGGCCGCCGCTATTGCTTTTAGCGGAGCGACACTGGGCTTTGTTATTGCTTTAACAACGGCTTTTAAAGTGTCGATAAGTATTGTGGATTTTGTCCTGTGGGGCAGTCTTGCCATTTTAGTGCAATGTTTAACGTTCCAGGCAGTGCACCTTACAATCCCGAACCTGACAGCCGATCTTAAACAGGGATATAAAGCCAAAGCCATTTTTCTGGCTTGTACTTCATTGAGTACTGGGTTGATGAATGCAGCGGCTCTCTTTTATTAA